A single region of the Macrobrachium rosenbergii isolate ZJJX-2024 chromosome 5, ASM4041242v1, whole genome shotgun sequence genome encodes:
- the LOC136838555 gene encoding apolipoprotein D-like: protein MIGTTLLVASAATIAMEFLTSVEASTMLEVGVCPNVTSVANLDLQKLSGDWFHILHFPSEDEPFASCTHTTYTYKDGYLELITKGRDPSGKSITRDGVLGKLLDSETEALQLDVDRMPPLSVWVTYTDYTSVACLYSCTQFPGLRADWAWAITRSPRPLVKTVSRCRTNLSKLGVNTAKFERVPQRASCHKKRNKS, encoded by the exons ATGATAGGGACGACATTACTCGTGGCGTCAGCTGCAACCATTGCGATGGAATTCCTGACTTCTGTGGAGGCGTCGACGATGCTGGAAGTCGGGGTGTGTCCGAACGTCACGTCCGTCGCTAACCTCGACCTCCAGAAG CTTTCTGGAGACTGGTTTCATATCCTTCACTTCCCATCCGAAGACGAGCCTTTTGCATCTtgcacacacactacatacacgTACAAAG acGGTTACTTGGAGTTGATCACGAAGGGCCGAGATCCATCTGGGAAAAGCATTACACGTGATGGAGTCCTGGGCAAACTTTTAGACTCCGAAACAGAGGCTTTGCAGTTGGATGTCGACAGAA TGCCACCTTTAAGTGTATGGGTAACATACACTGACTACACTTCAGTTGCCTGCTTATATTCCTGCACTCAATTCCCTGGTCTTCGTGCAGATTGGGCCTGGGCTATTACAAGATCACCTCGCCCATTAGTCAAAACTGTGTCACGCTGTAGAACCAACCTTTCCAAACTTGGAGTCAATACAGCAAAATTTGAAAGGGTCCCACAGCGAGCATCTTGTCATAAGAAGCGGAATAAGTCTTGA